The Paenibacillus yonginensis genome segment AAGTTGAAACCGTAAGACGAACGTTAACCCAGTTAATTACAGGCAAGAAGATAAAGAAGGTAACCGTAAATCTGGCGCGGATTATCCAGCGCCCTGACGATACGAAGCTGTTCAGCCAGGAGTTGGAAGGACATGTGATTACCTGTGTTGGCCGAAGAGGCAAATTTCTGCGGATCGAAATGGACAATCTGGTGTTGGTCTCTCATTTGCGGATGGAAGGCCGCTATGGTTTGTACCGCAGTGACGAGCCGGTGGAGAAGCATACCCATGTGATTTTTCACTTCACGGATGGAACTGAACTTCGCTACCGTGATGTCCGCCAATTCGGGACGATGCATTTATTTGCGCCGGGAGAGGAATTTAGAAACAAACCGCTGCAGAAGCTTGGGCTTGAGCCTTTGGATGAGGGATTTACACTTGAAGCTTTAAGAAAGGTGCTTGCCGGCCGGAAGACAAAAATCAAGGTGGCTCTGCTGAATCAGGAATACATTGTAGGGCTTGGCAATATCTATGTGG includes the following:
- the mutM gene encoding DNA-formamidopyrimidine glycosylase yields the protein MPELPEVETVRRTLTQLITGKKIKKVTVNLARIIQRPDDTKLFSQELEGHVITCVGRRGKFLRIEMDNLVLVSHLRMEGRYGLYRSDEPVEKHTHVIFHFTDGTELRYRDVRQFGTMHLFAPGEEFRNKPLQKLGLEPLDEGFTLEALRKVLAGRKTKIKVALLNQEYIVGLGNIYVDEALFRAGIHPERPADSLRDEEWTALYQSIISTLTEAVEAGGSSIKSYVNGQGEMGMFQQQLQIYGRKNESCSRCGGVIEKSVVGGRGTHYCPRCQQL